A region of Salinibacter sp. 10B DNA encodes the following proteins:
- a CDS encoding transglycosylase domain-containing protein, translated as MSSYFLSSMADDTEYEATAGWYIAPEKEVATPPISVWSRLRQWVYHHAAVLKYVVLPIVIIALAAIEMRTSVGQAVILSNWAGAMTYEVQAGPSSRIRYPEHGPYNERMGYSSLPAMIEGLTERQYEVTEQSKMSLPMAWTMDLGLYPIYRHKDQAGLEIQDHRTRKLFESPYPGKAYTDPDSIPDMVWRSLLYIENRELLDRSQEYKNPAVEWDRFALAAFQRVVSGGEGPGGSTLATQLTKVRHSVGGRTNSVPEKLQQMASASLMAYRNGMETLNERKHIVKEYINQLPLAATANHGEVNGLGDGLRAWYGSDFDAVNDVLTQVPSDSAITAEKLERRAIAYRQVLSLILSTRSPSWYLVRPEGPDDLARLTDRYLPLMARAGIITDRLCQKALKTDVTVLSRAPSRPEASYVTQKAANSVRMELLRKLRITNLPALNRLDLTVHTTFDRNVQQAVADVLSQLEDSVYLREKGLHSMIGDGAPENINYSVVLFERRPHANVLRMQADNVDGPFDVNQGSMLELGSTAKVRVLVTYLELVEQVYQAHAGKSPEMLRAVPVAEEDSITRWTLDYLIETPTADRAQVLAAAVERPISGDPAERFFTGGGIHVFQNYSHESDRTMTIRTAVQQSANLVFVRMMEDVVNYHIARLPGQAYSMLEDPSDQRRTEYLERFAVHEGSLFLSRYLRAYKSKAPRGEVLAALGQRHTTSARRLAWAFRSVFPEGGREAFGQFLRTYAADAESITSEQVEQWYHDSNPDGISWQDRGYLSGIHPLELWLVGYLYTHPAAGYSEVMSASVDVRQSVYQWLYENRKRTQDPRIRTILEQEAFGEIHKMWTRLGYPFERLIPTLATALGSSADRPAALAELMGILVREGKRYPTVRIDSLHFAANTPFETKLEHEVPAPTQVLSPELSQVVLDVLQDVVERGTAVRARGAITMPDGTEMAIGGKTGTGDNRVYSTGADGTRTSVAMSRTSTFVFNAGERFFGTVVAYVEGPEADNYQFTSSLTTSILQLIGPHLTPLLETPPGEAEGGNASLQVARSMNTTKSP; from the coding sequence ATGAGCTCTTACTTCCTCTCGTCGATGGCGGACGATACTGAATACGAAGCGACGGCCGGGTGGTACATTGCCCCCGAAAAAGAAGTTGCTACTCCTCCCATTTCTGTTTGGAGTCGTCTCCGACAGTGGGTTTACCACCACGCGGCGGTACTGAAGTACGTCGTGCTTCCAATCGTAATTATTGCGCTGGCGGCCATTGAGATGCGGACGTCGGTGGGCCAGGCCGTGATTTTGTCCAATTGGGCCGGAGCGATGACGTACGAGGTGCAGGCCGGTCCCAGCTCCCGCATCCGCTATCCAGAGCACGGGCCGTACAATGAGCGGATGGGCTACAGCAGCCTGCCCGCCATGATTGAGGGACTGACCGAACGTCAGTACGAGGTTACGGAACAGTCGAAGATGTCTTTGCCGATGGCGTGGACGATGGACCTCGGGTTGTATCCCATCTATCGTCACAAGGACCAGGCGGGGCTGGAAATTCAGGATCACCGGACTCGGAAATTGTTCGAGAGCCCGTATCCCGGCAAGGCGTATACGGACCCGGACTCCATTCCTGACATGGTGTGGCGGTCGCTTCTCTACATCGAAAATCGGGAGTTGCTCGATCGGTCTCAGGAATACAAGAATCCGGCAGTGGAATGGGATCGGTTTGCGCTGGCGGCCTTCCAGCGTGTAGTGTCGGGCGGTGAGGGGCCGGGTGGGAGCACGCTCGCGACCCAGCTCACAAAAGTTCGGCACTCGGTCGGTGGCCGCACGAACTCGGTCCCGGAGAAGCTTCAGCAGATGGCGTCGGCCTCCTTGATGGCGTACCGCAATGGGATGGAGACGCTGAACGAGCGGAAGCACATTGTGAAGGAGTACATCAACCAGCTTCCGCTGGCGGCCACCGCAAATCACGGGGAGGTAAACGGCCTGGGCGATGGCCTCCGGGCCTGGTACGGGAGCGACTTTGATGCGGTGAACGACGTGCTGACGCAGGTGCCCAGCGACTCGGCAATTACGGCCGAGAAGCTGGAACGGCGTGCCATTGCCTACCGGCAGGTCCTTAGCCTCATTCTCTCGACGCGAAGCCCCTCGTGGTATCTCGTTCGCCCGGAGGGGCCCGACGACTTGGCTCGTCTGACGGATCGCTACCTGCCGTTGATGGCGAGGGCCGGCATCATTACGGACCGACTCTGCCAGAAGGCCCTGAAAACGGACGTGACGGTGCTGTCGCGTGCCCCCAGTCGTCCTGAGGCCTCGTACGTGACCCAGAAGGCGGCCAATAGCGTCCGGATGGAACTGCTGCGCAAGCTTCGCATCACGAACCTGCCGGCCCTGAATCGGCTGGATCTTACCGTCCATACAACGTTTGACCGCAACGTCCAACAGGCGGTAGCAGACGTGCTGAGCCAGCTGGAAGATTCGGTTTATCTTCGGGAGAAGGGGCTTCACTCCATGATTGGTGACGGGGCGCCGGAGAACATCAACTACTCCGTCGTGCTTTTTGAGCGCCGCCCTCACGCCAACGTGCTTCGGATGCAGGCGGATAATGTCGACGGTCCGTTCGACGTCAACCAGGGATCGATGCTGGAGTTGGGGTCCACGGCCAAGGTGCGCGTGCTCGTGACCTACCTCGAACTCGTAGAGCAGGTCTATCAGGCGCATGCAGGGAAGTCCCCCGAGATGCTACGGGCCGTGCCGGTCGCCGAGGAGGACAGTATTACGCGGTGGACCCTCGACTACCTCATTGAGACGCCTACGGCCGACCGGGCGCAGGTGCTTGCAGCGGCCGTCGAACGGCCGATCTCGGGTGATCCGGCCGAACGGTTCTTTACCGGGGGAGGCATCCATGTTTTTCAGAACTACAGTCACGAGTCGGACCGGACGATGACCATCCGGACGGCGGTGCAGCAGTCGGCCAATCTCGTATTCGTCCGCATGATGGAGGACGTGGTGAATTACCACATCGCTCGGTTGCCGGGACAGGCATATTCCATGCTAGAGGACCCGAGCGATCAGCGACGGACGGAGTACTTGGAGCGCTTTGCCGTACACGAAGGCAGTTTGTTCTTGAGTCGGTATCTTCGAGCGTACAAGTCGAAGGCGCCGCGCGGAGAAGTGCTGGCGGCGCTCGGTCAACGTCATACCACGTCCGCTCGCCGGTTGGCCTGGGCCTTTCGGTCGGTCTTTCCGGAAGGAGGGCGCGAGGCCTTCGGCCAGTTTCTCCGCACCTACGCGGCGGATGCCGAATCCATTACCTCCGAACAGGTTGAGCAGTGGTACCACGATTCCAATCCAGATGGCATCTCGTGGCAAGATCGAGGATACCTCTCTGGGATTCACCCGCTGGAACTTTGGTTGGTGGGATACCTCTACACGCATCCCGCTGCTGGCTACAGTGAGGTTATGTCGGCCAGCGTGGACGTTCGGCAGAGCGTATACCAGTGGCTCTACGAGAACCGAAAGCGCACGCAAGATCCCCGAATACGCACGATCCTCGAACAGGAAGCCTTTGGAGAGATTCACAAGATGTGGACCCGCTTGGGCTATCCGTTTGAGCGGCTCATTCCCACTCTCGCCACCGCGCTTGGCAGTTCGGCCGATCGCCCGGCTGCCCTTGCCGAGTTGATGGGCATTCTTGTACGAGAAGGGAAGCGTTATCCGACAGTTCGGATCGATTCCCTCCATTTTGCCGCCAATACACCCTTTGAAACCAAATTGGAGCATGAGGTCCCTGCGCCGACGCAGGTGTTGTCTCCAGAACTTTCCCAGGTGGTCTTGGACGTGCTCCAGGACGTTGTAGAACGCGGGACGGCCGTACGGGCTCGTGGGGCTATCACGATGCCGGACGGGACCGAAATGGCGATCGGGGGGAAAACGGGCACGGGCGACAATCGGGTGTACTCGACCGGGGCGGACGGGACGCGTACGTCGGTGGCGATGAGTCGAACCTCCACCTTTGTCTTTAATGCCGGAGAGCGCTTTTTCGGGAC
- a CDS encoding NAD-dependent protein deacetylase, with protein MPHPAPWIGFESLTRLFRNRSVAVLSGAGVSTESGIPDYRGPETKNTDHTPIQYREFLEEPETRRHYWARSAVGWPTFDAASPNEGHRALAALEAAGLVTGIITQNVDRLHQAAGSERVVELHGALAEVRCLNCGALSSRRTLQERLTQLNPGWSARAADLAPDGDANLPRSATRSFRVPDCRSCGGILKPHVVFFGENAASDRVEEAWSLLAASDALLVAGSSLTVYSGFRFVRQAAQTDRPVGIVNLGETRGTPLASVHVDGKTGEVLPQLVNALGLSPESSPSSSSA; from the coding sequence ATGCCCCACCCTGCCCCTTGGATTGGCTTCGAAAGCCTGACCCGTCTTTTTCGGAATCGATCCGTGGCCGTACTGAGCGGAGCGGGCGTCAGCACCGAATCCGGCATTCCTGATTATCGCGGGCCCGAAACGAAGAACACCGACCATACGCCCATCCAGTACCGCGAATTTCTAGAGGAGCCGGAGACACGGCGTCACTACTGGGCGCGCAGTGCCGTGGGCTGGCCCACCTTCGACGCCGCTTCTCCAAATGAGGGTCACCGAGCCCTTGCCGCCCTTGAGGCAGCCGGGCTCGTCACCGGCATCATCACCCAAAACGTCGACCGTCTGCATCAAGCCGCCGGCAGTGAACGGGTCGTGGAATTGCACGGCGCCTTGGCGGAGGTCCGGTGTCTCAACTGCGGGGCCCTCAGCTCTCGACGCACGCTCCAAGAGCGGTTAACCCAACTCAACCCCGGCTGGTCGGCACGGGCTGCTGACCTTGCTCCCGACGGTGATGCGAACCTTCCCCGATCGGCGACCCGCTCGTTCCGCGTGCCCGACTGTCGCTCCTGTGGCGGAATTCTCAAACCCCACGTCGTGTTTTTTGGAGAAAATGCCGCTTCCGATCGCGTGGAGGAGGCCTGGTCCCTCCTGGCAGCGTCGGACGCCTTGTTGGTCGCAGGCTCCTCCCTCACGGTCTACTCGGGCTTTCGCTTCGTCCGGCAAGCGGCGCAGACCGACCGGCCTGTGGGCATCGTCAATCTGGGTGAAACTCGAGGTACGCCTCTTGCATCAGTACACGTGGACGGCAAGACGGGCGAGGTGCTGCCGCAACTTGTAAATGCCCTCGGGCTTTCTCCGGAGTCCTCTCCTTCGTCGTCCTCAGCGTAG
- a CDS encoding ATP-dependent helicase produces MVTPDTLTAEQRTVVRHGTGPAVVLAVPGAGKTTALVHRLRHLVRERDVAPNRLLACSFNRDTTRDLSAALEAHGLRGIDVRTLHSLGYAILRQANSASATSVDRPDATAYDLARQALRDLAVKRNQNRDDLGISPPDLVDQIAAWKQQLAYPDLDAADLPPDGRDCAQQAAHDNEDYLMLYRRFEHHRRAAGTLTYPDMVRDGWATVLREDALRAGLQQAYDYVLVDEFQDVSRAQFQLLDLLTARHRNLMVIGDDDQCIYGWRGASPSYLRRFADQYDATTYRMQASFRLPGAPLVLANAVIGHNETRSSKRIRLVRGFEGDARLIEANSPATEAARIADRIHRLWAEEEVSFDEMAILVRTYGQTPPLEQALLDRELPYTIQGHAPFYRRRPVQTLLRYLYWAVLERRRRTNDGFPSPQQVEQYTDRFRQIVNAPNRYVARGRLDHIVQEVHAQHTSVLDVTARHLPDMHERTAERVDAFLDVAEGLVHRLDAPADTTLEWLVEAIGYETALRERSASSERGMARVQTVQSLIRYAHAHDTALALLNDVRSLATEQADTTKANAAIDIRSIHRAKGLEWPVVILPGCTEGTFPLKQDGASAPDVAEERRLFYVGVTRTQQQLYLSTPSSRSRFLDEAEVDTRLPLSRAIQTALTTDPSALSDEQLAHLCRGLVDLKLETYIQQEWSPSAPYKDALRTRLRDFSSLLTDAQDRWKAYQQALDEYEQAQDEARTKVQNRVQTLQESLGDVQFTARHDASEAFYPDDAIFRFEWASDETEIEVHWNDTQIGLLNPLRSGALDAQAVMALPWTQLVGRFASMGRGRDRLRFTIDWTETKAAWSAAAMQAQTAPTPPDERSSLLARADVSDGCHLLLDRLAPSTDE; encoded by the coding sequence ATGGTCACTCCGGACACCTTGACGGCCGAACAACGGACCGTCGTCCGGCATGGCACGGGACCAGCGGTCGTCCTTGCCGTCCCGGGTGCCGGCAAGACGACAGCCCTCGTTCACCGTCTCCGACACCTTGTGCGAGAGCGCGACGTAGCCCCGAATCGTCTTCTGGCCTGTTCCTTCAATCGAGACACAACCCGAGACCTCTCCGCCGCCCTTGAGGCGCACGGACTCCGTGGGATCGATGTGCGCACGCTCCATAGCCTCGGCTATGCCATCCTTCGGCAGGCGAACAGCGCCTCCGCTACTTCAGTCGATCGTCCAGACGCAACGGCGTACGACCTTGCCCGTCAGGCCCTTCGAGATCTTGCAGTCAAGCGAAACCAGAACAGGGACGATCTGGGCATCTCGCCCCCCGACCTCGTGGATCAAATCGCTGCCTGGAAACAACAGCTCGCCTATCCGGATCTCGACGCTGCCGATCTTCCCCCTGACGGACGCGACTGTGCACAGCAGGCTGCACACGACAACGAGGACTATCTCATGCTCTATCGTCGCTTCGAACACCATCGGCGAGCGGCGGGCACCTTAACGTACCCCGACATGGTTCGGGACGGATGGGCAACAGTATTACGTGAGGATGCCCTCCGGGCGGGTCTTCAGCAGGCCTACGACTACGTGCTGGTGGACGAGTTTCAAGACGTGAGCCGTGCCCAGTTTCAGCTGCTGGACCTCCTCACGGCCCGGCACCGAAACCTCATGGTGATTGGGGATGACGATCAGTGCATCTATGGGTGGCGAGGGGCCTCCCCCTCTTATCTCCGCCGCTTCGCCGACCAGTACGATGCCACCACGTACCGGATGCAGGCCTCCTTTCGACTGCCCGGCGCTCCCCTTGTACTGGCTAATGCAGTCATCGGTCACAATGAGACCCGCTCCTCAAAGCGGATCCGTCTCGTACGCGGCTTTGAAGGCGATGCGCGACTCATCGAGGCAAATTCCCCTGCCACCGAAGCCGCCCGCATCGCCGATCGAATCCATCGGCTGTGGGCCGAGGAGGAGGTTTCGTTCGATGAAATGGCGATTTTGGTGCGCACGTACGGGCAAACCCCCCCTCTCGAACAGGCCCTTCTCGACCGTGAACTGCCGTACACCATCCAGGGACACGCCCCGTTTTACCGTCGGCGTCCGGTGCAGACGCTACTCCGCTACCTCTACTGGGCCGTGCTGGAGCGCCGCCGCCGGACAAACGATGGGTTTCCCTCCCCACAGCAGGTCGAGCAATACACCGATCGATTCAGGCAGATTGTGAATGCCCCAAACCGGTACGTGGCCCGCGGACGTCTCGACCACATTGTACAAGAGGTGCATGCACAGCACACATCAGTACTGGACGTGACGGCGCGTCACCTGCCGGACATGCATGAGCGGACGGCCGAGCGCGTAGACGCCTTCCTTGACGTCGCCGAAGGACTGGTGCATCGTCTCGACGCTCCGGCAGACACCACACTGGAATGGCTCGTGGAGGCCATCGGCTATGAAACGGCGCTTCGCGAACGAAGTGCGTCCTCCGAGCGGGGAATGGCCCGCGTTCAAACAGTACAATCCCTTATTCGGTACGCCCACGCCCACGATACAGCTCTCGCCCTCTTGAACGACGTGCGGTCCCTTGCAACCGAGCAGGCGGACACGACGAAAGCCAACGCCGCAATCGACATTCGATCAATCCACCGGGCAAAGGGACTGGAGTGGCCGGTCGTCATCCTTCCCGGGTGTACGGAGGGGACCTTCCCGCTGAAGCAGGACGGCGCATCGGCGCCGGATGTGGCGGAGGAGCGTCGCCTCTTCTACGTCGGAGTGACGAGGACGCAGCAGCAGCTATACCTGTCTACGCCCTCGTCCCGCTCCCGATTTCTCGACGAAGCCGAAGTCGACACGCGACTTCCCCTCTCCCGAGCGATCCAAACGGCGCTCACCACAGATCCGTCCGCTCTCTCCGACGAACAACTCGCCCATCTCTGCCGGGGCCTTGTTGACCTGAAACTCGAGACGTACATCCAACAAGAATGGTCGCCGAGCGCACCATATAAAGACGCGCTGCGAACCCGGCTCCGCGACTTTTCGTCGCTTCTCACGGACGCCCAGGACCGATGGAAAGCATATCAGCAGGCGCTCGATGAATACGAGCAGGCACAAGACGAGGCTCGTACCAAGGTTCAGAATCGAGTGCAGACGCTCCAAGAATCGCTCGGAGATGTGCAATTCACGGCGCGTCACGATGCATCCGAAGCCTTCTATCCGGACGACGCCATCTTTCGTTTTGAGTGGGCGTCGGACGAAACAGAGATTGAGGTGCACTGGAACGATACACAGATCGGCCTTCTCAATCCCCTCCGATCCGGTGCCCTCGATGCCCAGGCGGTCATGGCACTTCCCTGGACGCAGTTGGTCGGTCGCTTTGCGAGCATGGGGCGCGGACGCGACCGGCTGCGGTTCACCATTGATTGGACCGAAACGAAAGCCGCCTGGAGTGCCGCGGCGATGCAAGCCCAAACGGCCCCTACTCCTCCCGATGAACGGTCTTCCCTCCTGGCCCGTGCGGACGTCTCGGACGGCTGTCATCTCCTCCTTGACCGACTGGCTCCTTCAACAGATGAGTAG
- a CDS encoding aldo/keto reductase: protein MEYRRLGRSGLKVSALSYGSWVTFGDQIDTDRAAECMQIAYDHGVNFFDNAEAYAGGQSETMMGEIIQENGWDRTDLVLSTKIFWGGDGPNDQGLSRKHILEGTRAALDRLQTDYVDLVYCHRPDVETPIEETVRAMNYLVNQGYAHYWGTSEWSAQQIRHAYELARREHLVPPTMEQPQYNMFHRERVEREYSLLYDDIGLGTTVWSPLASGLLTGKYNDGIPDDSRLATEGYEWLQDHVLLEERIEKVQKLSDVADDLGCATAQLALAWCLQTPNVSTVITGASKPSQVEENMQALDVADHLDAETMGRIESILDNEPAARPNHRE from the coding sequence ATGGAATATCGTCGCCTGGGTCGCTCCGGCCTCAAAGTCTCTGCCCTCTCCTACGGCTCCTGGGTCACGTTCGGAGACCAAATCGATACCGACCGCGCGGCCGAGTGCATGCAGATCGCGTATGACCACGGCGTTAATTTCTTTGACAATGCAGAAGCATATGCGGGCGGTCAGTCCGAAACCATGATGGGCGAAATCATTCAGGAGAACGGCTGGGACCGCACCGACCTCGTCCTTTCCACTAAGATCTTCTGGGGCGGCGACGGCCCAAACGACCAAGGCCTCTCTCGAAAGCACATCCTTGAAGGCACGAGAGCCGCTCTGGACCGGCTGCAGACCGACTATGTGGACCTTGTCTATTGCCACCGGCCCGACGTGGAAACGCCGATTGAGGAAACGGTGCGGGCAATGAACTACCTTGTGAACCAGGGCTATGCCCACTACTGGGGCACGAGTGAATGGAGTGCCCAACAGATCCGCCATGCCTACGAGCTGGCGCGGCGCGAGCATCTGGTGCCTCCCACCATGGAGCAGCCGCAATACAACATGTTTCACCGCGAACGCGTGGAGCGGGAGTACTCACTTCTCTACGATGACATCGGCCTTGGCACCACGGTGTGGAGCCCCCTCGCGAGTGGCTTGCTCACTGGCAAGTACAACGACGGCATTCCCGACGACAGCCGTCTCGCCACCGAGGGTTATGAATGGCTGCAAGACCACGTCCTTCTGGAGGAGCGGATCGAAAAAGTACAAAAGCTATCCGACGTTGCTGACGACCTTGGATGCGCGACTGCACAACTGGCCCTCGCCTGGTGTCTTCAGACCCCGAATGTGAGCACCGTCATCACGGGCGCCTCCAAGCCCTCCCAGGTTGAGGAAAATATGCAGGCCCTCGACGTAGCCGATCACCTCGATGCAGAGACGATGGGGCGGATCGAATCTATCCTCGACAACGAGCCTGCCGCGAGACCAAATCATCGCGAATAG
- a CDS encoding glycosyltransferase family 2 protein: MEHVSPQSSDPDAESPPDLSIVIPAYEEAASLPELAERIRAACDGEGLSYQVWIVDDGSRDGTWDAVQALHEEDPRFAGLRFQRNYGKSAALAVGFERVQGEYVVTMDADLQDDPAEIPALIDRLKEGYDLVSGWKKNRKDPPRKTIPSRFFNWVTRLISGLPLHDFNCGLKAYRREVVKSVNVYGELHRYIPLLAKWAGYTRITEKPVRHHARKYGETKFGVERFIQGFLDLVTVTFLTRFAVRPMHFFGGLGTITFLAGFVINLWLSIEKLVFGNPLGDRPLLLLGLLLILFGAQMFTTGLLGEMVIQPRMEDPDSYVVGEALLPENESTGEASPSVGRT, from the coding sequence GTGGAGCACGTGTCCCCTCAGTCTTCAGACCCTGACGCCGAGTCTCCCCCAGACCTCTCGATCGTGATTCCTGCGTACGAGGAGGCGGCGTCGCTGCCAGAGCTGGCCGAGCGGATTCGGGCGGCGTGCGACGGAGAAGGTCTCTCGTATCAGGTTTGGATTGTCGATGATGGCTCCCGGGACGGAACCTGGGACGCTGTGCAGGCGCTCCATGAAGAGGATCCCCGGTTCGCAGGCCTTCGCTTTCAGCGCAACTACGGCAAATCGGCGGCGCTGGCGGTTGGCTTCGAACGGGTGCAGGGCGAGTATGTGGTGACGATGGATGCGGATCTGCAGGACGATCCTGCGGAAATTCCGGCGCTCATCGATCGATTGAAGGAAGGCTACGATCTTGTGAGTGGGTGGAAGAAAAACCGCAAGGACCCGCCCCGCAAAACCATCCCCAGTCGCTTCTTCAATTGGGTCACTCGTCTAATCTCCGGGCTTCCGCTTCACGACTTCAACTGTGGGCTGAAGGCCTACCGGCGCGAGGTGGTGAAGAGCGTGAATGTGTATGGGGAGCTTCACCGCTACATTCCGCTGCTGGCCAAGTGGGCCGGCTACACACGCATCACCGAAAAGCCGGTGAGGCATCATGCTCGGAAATACGGCGAGACGAAGTTTGGGGTCGAGCGCTTTATTCAGGGCTTTCTCGACCTTGTGACCGTAACGTTTCTCACTCGATTTGCGGTTCGCCCCATGCACTTCTTTGGGGGGCTGGGTACGATCACCTTTCTGGCCGGGTTTGTCATCAATCTCTGGCTCTCGATCGAGAAGCTCGTGTTTGGCAATCCGCTGGGGGATCGGCCTCTACTCCTGCTGGGCCTGCTTCTCATTCTCTTCGGGGCCCAAATGTTTACGACGGGTCTTCTTGGAGAAATGGTAATCCAGCCCCGAATGGAGGACCCGGACTCCTACGTGGTGGGAGAGGCCCTCCTACCGGAAAACGAATCCACTGGGGAGGCGAGTCCGTCGGTAGGACGCACGTAA
- the gyrB gene encoding DNA topoisomerase (ATP-hydrolyzing) subunit B encodes MSETTDLPEGAISAYAASNIQVLEGLEAVRKRPSMYIGDVGLRGLHHLVYEVLDNSIDEAMAGHCDHIEVEIHEDGSVSIEDNGRGIPVDMHPAEDRSALEVVMTVLHAGGKFDKDSYQVSGGLHGVGVSCVNALASRFEVTVRRDGSVWKQTYRCGVPKESVQEVRPMRADEDTGTHIRFWPDEDIFKTTEFRFETLSDRLRELAYLNAGVRIRIEDHREEDEELAREEYYSEEGIIGFVNYLDEARTPILDETIYIADEDGEVPVELAMNYNDGYNENVLSFVNNINTHEGGTHITGFRRALTRTLKGYAQKNDMLSGLKFDLSGDDFREGLTAVLSVKVSEPQFEGQTKTKLGNSEVQGIVESLINTKLGRWLEDHPDQADQIIQKVITAAEARAAARKARELVQRKNAFSGGGLPGKLADCSTRNPEEGELYLVEGDSAGGSAKQARDRHFQAILPLRGKILNVEKARLDRILEHDQIQNIVTALGTGLTSTEEEFDLSEMRYHKIVMMTDADVDGAHIRSLLLTFFYRQLRPLIEKGNIYIALPPLYRIQSGGNEIYCWTDDEMRARMKELRADGKSPSLQRYKGLGEMNPEQLWTTTMNPETRKIQQVTIEDAAAADRLFSTLMGDSVEPRRKFIERNAKYATIDA; translated from the coding sequence ATGAGCGAAACGACGGACCTTCCTGAGGGGGCTATCAGCGCCTACGCTGCATCCAACATTCAGGTGCTTGAAGGCCTGGAGGCGGTGCGCAAGCGCCCGTCCATGTACATTGGCGACGTGGGATTGCGCGGATTGCATCATCTCGTGTATGAGGTGCTCGACAACTCGATCGACGAGGCGATGGCGGGGCACTGCGATCACATCGAAGTGGAGATCCACGAAGATGGATCGGTGTCGATTGAGGACAATGGACGAGGCATTCCCGTCGATATGCACCCGGCGGAGGACCGCTCGGCCCTAGAGGTGGTGATGACCGTCCTTCACGCCGGCGGCAAGTTCGACAAGGACAGCTACCAGGTGTCTGGTGGACTGCACGGCGTCGGGGTTTCGTGCGTCAATGCGTTGGCGTCCCGCTTCGAGGTCACTGTCCGGCGGGATGGGTCGGTCTGGAAGCAGACCTATCGCTGCGGCGTGCCGAAAGAGTCAGTGCAGGAAGTGCGTCCGATGCGTGCCGACGAGGACACGGGGACACACATCCGCTTTTGGCCCGACGAGGACATTTTTAAGACGACGGAGTTTCGGTTCGAAACTCTGTCGGATCGCCTCCGCGAGTTGGCCTACCTGAATGCGGGTGTTCGGATCCGCATTGAAGATCATCGCGAGGAGGACGAGGAGCTGGCCCGAGAGGAGTACTATTCGGAGGAAGGAATTATCGGCTTCGTCAATTACCTCGACGAGGCGCGCACGCCGATTCTGGACGAGACGATCTACATTGCCGACGAGGATGGGGAGGTCCCCGTTGAGTTGGCCATGAACTACAACGATGGCTACAACGAAAACGTGCTCTCCTTCGTCAACAACATTAACACACACGAAGGCGGGACGCACATTACCGGCTTCCGGCGGGCCCTCACGCGCACGTTGAAGGGCTACGCACAGAAAAACGACATGCTGAGTGGGCTAAAATTTGATCTCTCCGGCGACGATTTTCGAGAGGGACTCACGGCCGTGCTGTCGGTGAAGGTGTCGGAACCGCAGTTTGAGGGACAAACGAAGACCAAGCTCGGCAATTCAGAGGTGCAGGGCATTGTCGAGTCGCTCATCAACACGAAGCTGGGGCGGTGGTTGGAAGATCATCCCGACCAGGCCGATCAAATTATCCAGAAGGTCATCACGGCGGCAGAGGCGCGTGCGGCGGCCCGGAAGGCCCGCGAGCTGGTGCAACGCAAGAATGCGTTCTCGGGTGGGGGGCTGCCCGGAAAGCTCGCCGACTGTTCCACGCGCAATCCGGAAGAGGGGGAGCTCTACCTTGTTGAGGGGGATTCGGCCGGGGGGTCGGCCAAGCAGGCGCGCGATCGCCACTTTCAGGCCATCCTGCCGCTCCGAGGGAAAATATTGAATGTAGAGAAGGCCCGCCTCGACCGCATTCTGGAGCATGATCAAATCCAAAATATCGTTACGGCCCTGGGGACCGGATTGACCTCGACCGAGGAGGAGTTTGATCTTAGCGAGATGCGCTACCACAAGATTGTGATGATGACGGATGCGGACGTGGACGGGGCCCACATCCGATCGCTTCTCCTTACCTTTTTCTACCGACAGCTGCGGCCCCTCATCGAAAAGGGCAACATTTATATCGCCCTGCCGCCCCTCTACCGCATCCAGAGCGGGGGGAATGAGATCTACTGTTGGACTGACGACGAGATGCGAGCGCGCATGAAGGAGCTTCGGGCCGACGGCAAAAGCCCGAGTCTCCAGCGCTATAAGGGGCTCGGCGAAATGAATCCGGAGCAGCTCTGGACCACGACCATGAATCCGGAGACGCGGAAGATTCAACAGGTGACCATCGAAGACGCCGCCGCTGCGGATCGGCTCTTTTCCACTCTCATGGGTGACTCCGTAGAGCCCCGCCGCAAGTTTATTGAGCGCAATGCCAAGTACGCGACGATCGATGCGTAG
- a CDS encoding MarR family transcriptional regulator: MTQTLKDRLQQTEPFDGPDQEAILGLLVASAAVRGRLNDICSEHGILSSQYNILRILNGGPPEGYPRCEIIDRMIDRGPDVTRLVDELEEQGLVERRRSEEDRRMMMHRITEKGQERLHEVTDDLSAVRGPFDETFSDAELKEMAQFCTRIAHRFE, from the coding sequence ATGACTCAAACCCTCAAAGATCGACTTCAGCAGACTGAGCCCTTCGACGGTCCCGACCAGGAAGCCATCTTGGGCCTTCTGGTTGCCTCCGCGGCAGTTCGGGGTCGGCTGAATGACATCTGCTCAGAACACGGCATCCTTTCGTCGCAGTACAACATTCTGCGAATTTTGAATGGGGGGCCACCGGAGGGATATCCACGGTGTGAGATCATCGATCGTATGATTGATCGCGGTCCCGATGTAACGCGTCTTGTCGATGAGTTGGAGGAGCAGGGACTCGTTGAGCGGCGCCGATCGGAAGAAGATCGTCGGATGATGATGCACCGAATTACCGAAAAGGGGCAGGAGCGGCTTCACGAAGTGACGGACGACCTCAGTGCAGTCCGCGGTCCGTTCGATGAGACCTTCTCCGATGCGGAGCTGAAAGAGATGGCACAGTTCTGCACGAGGATTGCCCACCGGTTTGAGTAG